The genomic segment TGAAGCGCGTTGCCGCCGCCGAAGAGATTCGCCGCGGTGCGGCGGGCTTTGTCGGCCGAACGCGGGAGCTTGAAACGCTCTCGCAGTTGGTGCTCGGCGACGGGCCGGCGCCGCGCTGGTTGTCGTTCGTCGGCGCGGCGGGCATCGGCCGCACACGGCTCGCGCAGCGCCTGGCATCCGACTGGCTGGCGGCGTTCCCCGATGGTGCGGGCTGGCTCGATGTCTCGCAGGTGCCCGACGCGGCCCTGCTGTCGGGCGCCGTGGCGCATGCGCTCGGCATGCGCGAGCAGCCGGGTCAAACGGCGCTGGAGGCGCTGGCAGCGTCGTTGCAGAACGCGCGCATCTTGCTGGTGCTTGACGCATGCGACCATCTGCGGCCGGCCGTCGACGCGCTGATCGCGCGCCTGCTCTCTGCCTGTTTATATTTGAGCGTGATCGTCACAGCGGACGAGCCGCTGCTGGGCAGTAGCGAGATTGTCTGGCGTGTTCCCGCGCTGGTCTGCCCCGATGATGATGTTCCTCCCCGCCTGCTGGCGCAGCACGATGCATCGCTCTGGTTTATCGAGTGCGCCGCGCGCCGCGGCTTCAATGTCCCACTGGCGGTCAAGCCGTCGGTAGCGCTGGCGCATCTCTGCCGCCTCCTCGACGGCGTGCCGCTCGCCATCGAACTGGCGGCTGCGGGACTGCCCGCCATGCCGCTCGCCGACCTCGCGCAATCCATCGATGAGCGCTTCAAAGGGATGGCGCGCGGCCATCTGTCCACGGTGCCGCGCCCGCAAATACTGCGCGTGATGATCGACTGGAGCATCAACCGCCTGTCGCCGGATGAGCGCGTGTGGCTGATTCGGTTTAGCGCCTTCCCCGGCGATTGCGGCTTGGATGCGCTGGCGCGTCTCGGCCCGGCTTCGGAAACCGGCGTGGAGCTGTTGCCGGGTGTTCTGGCGCGTCTGGTCGATACGGCGCTGGTGGTCAAGCGCGAATCGGATGCCGCGCCGTGCTGGCGGTTGATCGATCCGGTACGCCATGAACTGCGTGAACGGCTGCGGCAGTCCGGCGATGAAGACGCCGTCATGCAGCGCGCGGCCGCCTTCTACGCGGAACTGGGCGCAACGCTGCAGGCCGCCTGGCATAGCCCGGAAGCGGCGACGGCGCTGGCGCGCGCGCGGCGCGAACTGCCCAACATCCGCGCGCTGCTCGCGTGGGCCTGTGCCGCGCCGGAGCGGACGCCGTTCGGCTGGCCGCTTGCCAGTGTGCTGGGCTGGTTCTGGGATGCGGAAGGGCTGTTTACCGAGGCACGCTTCTGGTGCAGCGCGTTGCTGCGCGCCGGCACGACTGAACCGGGGCCATGGAGCGCGCGCTTGCTGCACATGACCGGCCGGTTCGCCCGGGCGCAGGCCGATGGCGACGCGGCAAAGCGGCTGCTGGAGCAAAGCGTGGAGGTGTTCCGGGCGCTGCCTGATGCTGGGGCCGAAGCCGTGGCGCTGGCCGATTGGGCGCGTGCCACGGCAGACGATCAGGCGCTGGTTCGCCTCGACGCCGCGCTCGACCTGGCTCGCTCCGGCGGGCTGGTACGAGAGACGGCTGCCGTGCTTGTTGCGCGCGGCGATCTGCTGTCGGCGGCTTGCCCCGCCGACGCGGCGACGGCGTATCAATCGGCGGCGCTCACGTCCCGGCAGTTGGGCGATAGCGTCCAATTGCTGGACGCGCTTATCGGGCTGTGTCGCCTGCGCCTGTCTGCCGGCGATCTGGATGGCGCGCACGACTGCCTGGTTGAGTGCCTCACATTGGCGCGCAACCTGAATCACGGCCACCGGCTGGCCCGGGTGCTGTCGCTGGCCGGGCAACTGGCGAGCCTCACGGCGGATTCGACTCATGCTGCGTGCCTTTATGCCGATGCCGCCGCTCTGCTCCGCGAGCTGGGCGCGCGGGATGGGCTCGCGCGCGTGCTCCGCGCGGAGGGCACGGCGCGGCTGGCGGCGGGCGAACCCGGCCGCGCGGCCAGCCTGTTCCGCGATAGCCTGTCGCTGTTGGCGGCCATGAACGACCGGCGCGAGATTGCCGTGACGCTCGCCGCGCTGGCTTGCGCCCTTGCGCCTCAGCCGGCTATCACCCTCGGGGCGGCGGCGCGTGCCATCCTCAATGCATCGGGCGGCCGCCTGGACCCTGCCGGCGAGGCGTCGCTGCAGCACGCCCTCACGACGGCGCGCGCCGCCGTTGGCGATGTGGTATACCAGGCCGCCTGGCAATCCGGCCGCGCCATGACGCTGGCCGATGCGCTTGCCCTCGCCCGGATGCCGGCCGAGCAACACCGAGCGGCGCGTGACGATGATGCGGTTTGATTTTTCGGCCGCGCTCAGTACAATAAAACTGCCCGGCCGGACGCGCGCAACGCGCCCGCTGCTCTCACCAGGCTCGTTCTGCCCCGCTGGATATATCGCGCTCCACAGGTGAGTTATGACGGTCCAGAATTACGGATTCCTGATCGACAATCGCCGCTGTATCGGCTGCCACGCCTGCACCACCGCCTGCAAGGCGGAAAACGCCGTGCCGGTGGGCGTCAACCGCACTTGGGTCAAGTACACCGAGAAAGGCGTCTTCCCGGACACCCGCCGCTACTTCCAGGTCACGCGCTGCAATCACTGCGCCAACCCGCCGTGTGTGCACATCTGCCCGACGGCGGCGATGTTCCGGCGCGCCGATGGCATCGTGGAGTTCGACAACGCCTACTGCATCGGCTGCAAGGCGTGTCTGCAGGCGTGCCCGTACGACGCGATCTACATCGACCCTGACACACACACAGCCGCGAAGTGCCATTACTGCGCGCATCGCACCGACATCGGACTGGAGCCGGCCTGCGTGGTCGTCTGCCCCGTGCACGCCATCATTGCCGGCGACCTGTCCGACGCGGACAGCGAGATCGCGCGCGCGGTGAACACGCAGCCGGTGCGCGTGCGCAAGCCGGAGCAGGGCACCAAGCCGAAGCTGTTCTACATCGACGCCGAGGAGTCGTCGATCGTGCCGGGTCTGGCCCGGCAGGACGGCGGCTTCCTGTGGGGAACCCGACCCGAGGGCGACGACTGGCGCGGACCGCTCACGGTGGGCGAGGGCCGCATGGCCGGCGCGCTCGTCAACACGGCCGGCGCGCCGCGCGAAACGTACAACGCGCCGCATCGCGTGCCGTGGCACTGGCCGGTGCCGACGTACCTCGTTACGAAGGCGCTGGGTACCGGTTTCTTCATGATCACCGCGGCGTTCCTGCTCGGCATGGAGCCGCCGCCGCCGAGCGCACTGACCGTCGTGCCCCTGTTGCTGTCGCTGCTCTTCACGGCCATCACGACCGGCCTGCTGGTGCTCGATCTCGACCAGCCGAAGCGCTTCTATTACATGCTGATCCGCCCGCAGTGGAAGTCGTGGC from the Chloroflexota bacterium genome contains:
- the nrfD gene encoding polysulfide reductase NrfD; this encodes MTVQNYGFLIDNRRCIGCHACTTACKAENAVPVGVNRTWVKYTEKGVFPDTRRYFQVTRCNHCANPPCVHICPTAAMFRRADGIVEFDNAYCIGCKACLQACPYDAIYIDPDTHTAAKCHYCAHRTDIGLEPACVVVCPVHAIIAGDLSDADSEIARAVNTQPVRVRKPEQGTKPKLFYIDAEESSIVPGLARQDGGFLWGTRPEGDDWRGPLTVGEGRMAGALVNTAGAPRETYNAPHRVPWHWPVPTYLVTKALGTGFFMITAAFLLGMEPPPPSALTVVPLLLSLLFTAITTGLLVLDLDQPKRFYYMLIRPQWKSWLTRGAFALIGFSALAALVLLTHLMAFEETVQLFAWLGMPFAVLAAVYTAFLFAQAEGRDLWQSPLLAAHLFVQAVMAGAAGFLILKPFIPNMGDGYGLLLGISVAANLLLTLGGEFAVPHASQVASTAANMITHGRYKNWYWFSVLGGLAAPLALVLLAGSQPLAGLLAGVLALAGLFAYEWAFVMAPQQVPNS